In Neorhodopirellula lusitana, the following are encoded in one genomic region:
- a CDS encoding DUF1559 domain-containing protein: MSHSRYRRGFTLVELLVVIAIIGVLVGLLLPAVQAAREAARRMSCSNNFKQIGLAIHNYHSAFKELPCQGTGTHFTVYGNFWWNGNDRSSGRRLSMLVPITPYMEQQAIWEQISNPLIGRTDQATTGTGTVAGGPWPAMGPEPSQANYLPWATSIPAFRCPSDPGQGLPGLGRTNYAACIGDSIERSEPGPWNRFKRPNRVVRTSAHAETVRACHRGFFTPRDEGKAFRDVLDGLSNTIAMGEIITYLGDQDTRGVPPEAGVSDSDFKANPSFCADNSLIDPTRPRFWEPGSIQVANSLLGRGYFWADALNHQSGCTTILPPNRELCGGNNGAIGSEVFTVSSQHQGGAHVLMGDGAVKFVTDSIEAGNSRGAMITSTADAGKESPYGLWGALGTRANKEVIDSEF; encoded by the coding sequence ATGAGTCACTCAAGATATCGCCGTGGTTTCACGTTAGTGGAGTTGCTAGTCGTGATCGCCATCATTGGCGTTCTGGTCGGTTTGTTGTTGCCAGCCGTGCAGGCTGCCCGCGAGGCGGCTAGGCGAATGAGTTGCAGCAACAACTTCAAGCAAATCGGGCTTGCAATTCACAATTACCACAGTGCCTTTAAGGAACTGCCCTGCCAAGGAACTGGCACCCACTTCACGGTCTACGGCAATTTTTGGTGGAATGGGAATGACCGAAGTAGTGGTCGGCGATTAAGCATGCTGGTTCCGATTACACCCTACATGGAGCAGCAGGCAATCTGGGAGCAGATTAGCAATCCACTGATCGGCCGAACTGATCAGGCGACGACTGGAACGGGGACTGTCGCAGGCGGCCCTTGGCCAGCAATGGGCCCAGAGCCTAGTCAGGCTAACTACTTACCTTGGGCTACCAGTATCCCAGCCTTTCGCTGCCCTAGCGATCCTGGGCAGGGTTTACCAGGTCTAGGCCGAACAAACTATGCAGCCTGTATTGGAGACTCGATTGAGCGTAGCGAGCCGGGACCATGGAACCGATTTAAACGGCCCAATAGAGTTGTACGGACTAGCGCCCATGCCGAAACGGTAAGGGCATGTCATCGTGGGTTCTTCACGCCTCGTGACGAAGGAAAGGCTTTTCGTGACGTTCTTGATGGCCTGTCCAATACGATCGCCATGGGCGAGATCATTACCTATCTGGGAGACCAGGATACGCGAGGGGTCCCTCCGGAAGCTGGCGTGAGTGATTCTGATTTCAAGGCAAACCCCTCGTTTTGTGCCGACAACAGCTTGATCGATCCAACGCGTCCACGGTTCTGGGAACCAGGTTCTATTCAAGTCGCCAACAGTCTTTTGGGTCGTGGCTATTTTTGGGCTGATGCCCTGAATCACCAATCGGGATGCACGACGATTCTTCCACCAAACCGCGAACTCTGCGGTGGAAACAACGGGGCAATTGGTTCAGAGGTGTTCACTGTTTCAAGCCAGCACCAAGGCGGTGCTCATGTGCTTATGGGCGATGGTGCCGTGAAGTTCGTTACCGACTCGATTGAAGCGGGGAACTCACGAGGGGCAATGATTACAAGCACCGCCGATGCAGGTAAGGAAAGTCCTTACGGCCTTTGGGGTGCTCTTGGGACTCGAGCTAACAAAGAAGTGATTGACTCCGAATTCTAA
- a CDS encoding alpha/beta fold hydrolase encodes MAIESSPPLILLSGLAADSRIFGPQKLAFPRLQCLPWLSPTRGESLDRYAQRMAASLGDGPCVIGGASFGGIVSLHMARYLNVQAVVLIGSVKSPAELPLYARCARPFRFLIPLIPVRLMQILARPFTQSGIRRLAPFTHGLACQFCDADPSVFKWSLARILDWSSSPAVLCPVFHIHGDRDWTLPVRHTSPNVVVTGGGHVLTLTHAKEVNSFLDAILAKLAK; translated from the coding sequence ATGGCCATCGAGTCGAGTCCGCCGCTAATACTTCTTTCTGGACTGGCTGCCGACTCTCGTATCTTCGGGCCGCAAAAACTTGCGTTCCCGCGACTTCAGTGTCTGCCTTGGCTGAGTCCGACGCGGGGCGAGTCGCTTGACCGCTACGCCCAGAGAATGGCTGCGTCTCTTGGCGACGGTCCTTGTGTGATTGGCGGGGCTTCGTTCGGCGGGATTGTCTCGCTGCACATGGCGCGCTACCTCAACGTGCAGGCTGTTGTGCTTATCGGCAGCGTCAAATCGCCGGCTGAGCTTCCGCTTTATGCACGATGCGCGAGGCCGTTTCGGTTTTTGATTCCGCTGATTCCAGTTCGCTTGATGCAGATCCTTGCGCGGCCGTTCACGCAATCAGGAATCCGACGACTCGCTCCCTTCACGCACGGTCTCGCTTGTCAGTTTTGCGATGCGGATCCTTCCGTGTTTAAGTGGTCTTTAGCTCGGATTCTGGACTGGTCTTCCTCACCCGCGGTCTTGTGTCCGGTTTTTCACATTCATGGAGATCGAGACTGGACGCTTCCTGTCCGACACACGAGTCCAAATGTTGTTGTCACGGGAGGCGGCCACGTCCTGACACTCACTCATGCTAAAGAAGTAAACTCTTTCCTTGATGCGATTCTTGCCAAACTAGCGAAATAG
- a CDS encoding DJ-1/PfpI family protein produces MKTLPTLVLALFVVAVVYESGEVPQTANAAPPAQDIATSPQGETCVINLEKRRKTFDESLPTIGVILFDDVLMTEVTAPIDVFSKPRENGTALFNVVTVAETLQPVSTESGLRMLPDYTFSDCPKLTVLVVPSAYDMTATVDNDEIVRFIKKQNAHSDFTMSNCAGSQLIGESGIADGRKIVTYIGGGGDLQENYPALQVQDDQTVSFVEDGKFLSSNGNLASYISSLELLEKMSSKEHRDFVESYLYLERLTKWDQSASGK; encoded by the coding sequence ATGAAAACGCTTCCGACTCTTGTGCTCGCTCTGTTCGTCGTCGCAGTTGTCTACGAATCTGGGGAGGTCCCACAAACAGCCAACGCCGCTCCTCCGGCGCAAGACATTGCAACTTCGCCACAAGGTGAAACCTGTGTCATCAACTTGGAGAAACGCCGAAAGACTTTTGACGAGAGCCTACCGACCATTGGAGTCATCTTATTTGATGACGTGTTGATGACCGAGGTCACCGCACCGATCGACGTGTTTTCGAAGCCACGCGAGAACGGCACTGCTTTATTCAATGTCGTCACCGTAGCGGAAACGTTGCAGCCGGTTTCAACTGAGAGCGGCTTGCGGATGCTGCCGGACTACACGTTTTCGGATTGCCCCAAGCTAACGGTGCTGGTCGTGCCGAGTGCCTATGACATGACCGCAACGGTTGACAACGACGAGATCGTCCGTTTCATCAAGAAGCAAAACGCCCATTCTGATTTCACGATGAGCAATTGTGCGGGCTCCCAACTAATTGGCGAATCAGGGATCGCGGACGGACGCAAGATCGTGACCTACATCGGAGGCGGAGGCGACCTGCAAGAGAATTACCCGGCCTTGCAGGTCCAAGATGACCAAACAGTCAGCTTCGTCGAAGACGGGAAGTTCCTCTCATCCAATGGCAATCTTGCCAGTTACATCTCCTCGCTTGAACTTCTGGAAAAGATGAGCAGCAAGGAACATCGTGATTTTGTCGAATCGTATCTCTATCTCGAACGACTGACGAAATGGGATCAATCAGCAAGTGGGAAGTAA
- the gcvP gene encoding aminomethyl-transferring glycine dehydrogenase yields the protein MTLASQRTDDSSTHLGDADPDTLLDFADGFIRRHIGPSEAEVTEMLGSLGFTSLNELTEATVPADIRNDHALDIPSPRGESEFLSALKTIAGKNKVYRSCIGMGYHGTVTPPVILRNVLENPGWYTQYTPYQAEIAQGRLEALLNFQTMIADLTGLPLAGASLLDEATAAAEAMGMCASIAGGKKNGFYASEDCHPQTLALLQTRADGLGIELKIGPTAEVDFTHGEGGLCGVLVQYPTSDGRIEDYRELAEDAKQHGCLTVVAADLLSLTILEAPGTWGADVCVGSAQRFGVPMGMGGPHAAYISTHDKYARKLPGRIIGVSKDSHGNRALRMAIQTREQHIRRDKATSNICTAQALLAIISSFYGVYHGPDGLRQIARRTQVFTCALVKGLELLGHTIVDDGPIFDTIRIRLGKGRTHAARQVADAARERQINLREYDDGTLGVTLDESTDRGLVADLLAAFNFGHFTGFDVDSLAQDAAVDGRMDFGPLARTTDFMTHPVFHSHRSETQMLRYIFKLMSRDLSLAHSMIALGSCTMKLNATSEMIPVTWPEFANIHPFAPDTQWRGYTHMFRELERWLCEVTGFAAVSLQPNAGAQGEYAGLLVIRAYHEHAAKLEGRTNVRNVCLIPTSAHGTNPASAVMAGMKVVPIKCDDKGDIDVADLETKAKANADKLSALMITYPSTHGVFESTIRQVCDIVHENGGQVYMDGANMNAQVGLTSPGKCGADVCHLNLHKTFCIPHGGGGPGMGPIGVAPQLVPFLPGHPVARPDTAGEFAIGPVSGAPYGSPSILTISYVYIAMMGGTGLKKATQVAILNANYMAKQLRGHYDILYTDAGGHVAHEFIVDCRGFEKSAGIKIDDIAKRLMDYGFHGPTMSWPVPGTLMIEPTESESKDELDRFCHAMISIRQEIESVANGSLDADDNPLKNSPHTLGEVTRDDWTHGYTRDQAAWPTAWLRDSKFWPTVGRIDNTYGDRNLICSCPPMEDYED from the coding sequence ATGACCTTAGCCTCGCAGCGGACTGATGACTCGAGCACTCACCTGGGTGATGCTGACCCGGACACGCTGTTGGATTTTGCCGATGGTTTCATCCGTCGGCACATCGGGCCGTCCGAGGCGGAAGTTACCGAAATGCTGGGCAGCCTTGGTTTTACATCGCTGAACGAGTTGACCGAAGCAACGGTTCCCGCGGACATTCGCAACGACCACGCACTGGACATCCCATCGCCGCGCGGCGAATCGGAGTTCCTGTCGGCCTTGAAAACAATCGCGGGTAAGAACAAGGTTTACCGCAGTTGCATCGGGATGGGCTATCACGGCACCGTCACGCCGCCAGTGATCCTGCGAAACGTACTGGAAAACCCAGGTTGGTACACGCAGTACACGCCCTACCAGGCCGAGATCGCTCAGGGACGCTTGGAAGCCCTCCTGAATTTCCAAACGATGATCGCGGACTTGACCGGCTTGCCACTGGCCGGTGCCAGCCTTTTGGACGAGGCGACTGCGGCGGCTGAAGCAATGGGAATGTGCGCGTCGATCGCCGGCGGCAAGAAAAATGGCTTCTATGCCAGTGAGGATTGTCACCCGCAAACGCTCGCGCTACTGCAAACCCGGGCTGACGGTTTGGGCATTGAATTGAAAATTGGCCCTACCGCGGAAGTCGACTTTACCCATGGCGAAGGTGGACTCTGCGGCGTGTTGGTACAGTATCCAACGTCGGACGGTCGCATCGAGGACTATCGCGAACTCGCTGAGGATGCGAAACAACACGGCTGCCTAACCGTTGTGGCTGCGGATTTGTTGTCACTGACAATCTTGGAAGCTCCCGGCACCTGGGGAGCTGACGTTTGCGTTGGCAGCGCCCAGCGTTTCGGCGTTCCGATGGGCATGGGCGGTCCGCACGCGGCCTACATCTCCACCCATGATAAGTATGCTCGCAAGCTTCCTGGCCGCATCATTGGTGTGTCAAAGGACTCGCACGGCAACCGCGCCCTGCGGATGGCCATTCAAACTCGCGAGCAACACATTCGCCGCGACAAAGCGACCAGCAACATCTGCACCGCTCAAGCTCTGCTCGCGATCATCAGTTCCTTCTACGGCGTCTATCACGGGCCTGACGGTCTGCGTCAGATCGCTCGTCGCACCCAAGTGTTCACGTGCGCGTTGGTCAAAGGTCTGGAATTGCTTGGGCATACGATTGTCGACGACGGCCCCATTTTTGACACGATTCGGATTCGTCTTGGCAAAGGCCGAACCCATGCGGCACGCCAGGTCGCCGACGCGGCTCGCGAACGCCAAATCAATTTGCGTGAATACGATGATGGCACGCTGGGCGTGACGCTGGACGAGTCCACCGACCGTGGATTGGTTGCCGACCTGTTGGCCGCTTTTAACTTCGGTCACTTCACCGGATTCGACGTCGACTCGCTTGCTCAAGATGCGGCCGTGGATGGAAGAATGGACTTCGGACCGCTCGCCCGGACCACGGACTTCATGACCCACCCGGTCTTCCACAGCCACCGAAGTGAAACGCAAATGCTGCGTTACATCTTCAAGTTGATGAGCCGCGATCTTTCACTCGCTCATTCGATGATCGCGTTGGGTTCATGCACGATGAAGCTGAACGCGACCAGCGAAATGATTCCGGTCACGTGGCCTGAATTCGCCAACATCCACCCGTTTGCACCCGATACCCAGTGGCGGGGTTACACGCACATGTTCCGCGAACTGGAACGTTGGCTTTGCGAAGTAACCGGTTTCGCGGCAGTCAGCCTGCAGCCTAACGCGGGCGCCCAAGGTGAATACGCTGGCTTGCTGGTCATCCGAGCCTATCACGAACACGCTGCCAAGCTTGAAGGGCGGACCAACGTTCGCAATGTGTGCTTAATTCCAACTTCCGCCCACGGCACCAATCCAGCTTCCGCAGTCATGGCGGGAATGAAAGTCGTGCCGATCAAGTGCGATGACAAAGGCGACATCGACGTCGCCGACCTGGAGACCAAAGCGAAGGCCAACGCCGACAAGTTGTCGGCACTGATGATCACGTACCCGTCGACCCACGGGGTCTTCGAGTCCACGATTCGCCAAGTTTGCGACATCGTTCACGAGAACGGCGGGCAGGTTTACATGGACGGAGCGAACATGAACGCTCAGGTCGGCCTGACCAGCCCTGGCAAGTGCGGTGCGGATGTCTGCCATTTGAACCTCCACAAAACGTTTTGCATCCCACACGGTGGCGGCGGTCCCGGCATGGGCCCCATCGGTGTGGCACCGCAGTTGGTCCCGTTCCTGCCCGGTCACCCGGTAGCTCGGCCAGACACTGCCGGCGAGTTCGCAATCGGACCAGTCTCCGGTGCTCCTTACGGTAGCCCCAGCATCCTGACGATCAGCTATGTCTACATTGCCATGATGGGCGGAACGGGGTTAAAGAAAGCCACGCAGGTCGCGATCCTGAACGCCAACTACATGGCCAAGCAACTTCGCGGTCACTATGACATCCTGTACACGGACGCGGGTGGCCACGTCGCTCACGAGTTCATCGTTGATTGCCGTGGTTTTGAAAAGTCCGCTGGCATCAAGATCGACGACATCGCCAAGCGGTTGATGGACTATGGCTTCCACGGCCCAACGATGTCGTGGCCGGTACCGGGAACGCTGATGATCGAGCCGACCGAGAGTGAATCCAAGGACGAGCTGGATCGGTTCTGTCACGCGATGATTTCAATTCGTCAAGAGATCGAATCGGTCGCCAACGGTAGCCTCGATGCCGATGACAATCCGCTGAAGAATTCACCGCACACGCTTGGCGAGGTCACACGTGATGATTGGACGCACGGCTACACGCGAGACCAAGCGGCTTGGCCGACGGCGTGGCTTCGTGATTCTAAGTTCTGGCCAACGGTTGGACGCATCGACAACACGTATGGCGATCGCAACTTGATCTGTTCCTGCCCGCCGATGGAAGACTACGAAGACTGA
- a CDS encoding alpha-L-fucosidase translates to MKAFILGLLGVAIMAGIARAEEMDAMWGESTVKLRAENAERGELFDEGNYAMFIHWGLYSQLANQVDGKTYYGIGEWIMDPKMADIPAEEYKRLAGTFNPTDFDAKAIAQLAKDAGMKYIVITAKHHDGFAMHHSKACDFNIVDSTPWKTDPMKELSAACREAGLGFGFYYSHSQDWTFPGGRKGPTVDENGKPATFDDYFTKKCLPQVEELTTQYGPIELIWFDTPGGMPKERVQQLVDIVRKNQPKALVSGRAGHNLGDYQTLGDMEVPHHNVEGMWESVDTTNDSWAYAWYDQRWKTPKQILHRLVSCVGRGGTYMLNIGPTDTGAVPERAARSLRDAGEWIRRNPQVVYGTDASPWQHAMPWGDVTVRGDRIFLSVFDWPESGKLFLPGLKTEIASAHLLVNGKPVAINHESVGDWKIFKVPHVAPERLVSVIEIDLVGSPEVDPTFGIDPNNGTEILAEFATATGAKIVKHRWMEKFGEWVCVYPATRWEAGGKAVWEVDVLTPGDYDVRLTYSGEGRLVWGVDVVGGEHIQNQQNASHNYQEFPIGWLNFPAPGKYKVAVSCLEGNIESSRLKSIRLIPLEAYEETSRRVATLSR, encoded by the coding sequence ATGAAGGCGTTCATATTGGGATTGCTCGGTGTAGCGATCATGGCGGGAATTGCCCGGGCTGAAGAGATGGACGCGATGTGGGGAGAGTCTACTGTCAAGCTTCGTGCTGAGAACGCTGAGCGTGGAGAGCTATTTGACGAGGGCAACTACGCGATGTTCATCCATTGGGGACTCTATTCGCAACTGGCTAATCAAGTCGACGGAAAGACGTACTACGGAATCGGCGAGTGGATCATGGATCCCAAAATGGCTGACATTCCGGCAGAGGAATACAAACGGTTGGCGGGAACGTTCAATCCGACTGATTTTGACGCCAAAGCGATCGCTCAATTGGCGAAGGACGCGGGAATGAAGTACATCGTCATTACCGCCAAGCACCACGATGGTTTTGCGATGCACCACTCCAAGGCGTGCGACTTCAACATTGTCGATTCTACGCCGTGGAAGACCGACCCGATGAAGGAGTTATCGGCCGCTTGTCGCGAAGCCGGGCTGGGGTTTGGCTTTTACTATTCCCATAGCCAGGACTGGACGTTTCCCGGCGGGCGAAAAGGTCCGACTGTAGACGAAAACGGCAAGCCCGCAACATTCGACGACTACTTTACCAAAAAGTGTTTGCCACAAGTCGAAGAGCTCACAACCCAGTACGGCCCCATTGAGCTGATCTGGTTCGATACGCCCGGTGGCATGCCGAAGGAACGTGTTCAGCAGCTGGTCGACATCGTGCGAAAGAACCAGCCCAAGGCACTCGTTTCTGGACGAGCCGGACACAACCTAGGTGATTATCAAACACTGGGCGACATGGAAGTGCCGCACCACAACGTGGAAGGAATGTGGGAAAGCGTCGACACCACCAACGATTCGTGGGCCTATGCCTGGTACGACCAGCGGTGGAAAACTCCCAAGCAGATTCTGCACCGTCTGGTTTCTTGCGTTGGCCGCGGCGGAACTTACATGCTCAATATCGGACCAACGGACACAGGTGCTGTGCCCGAACGCGCCGCCCGTTCTCTACGTGATGCTGGCGAGTGGATTCGGCGCAACCCACAGGTTGTCTATGGAACCGATGCTTCCCCATGGCAACATGCCATGCCTTGGGGTGATGTCACCGTTCGCGGCGATCGAATCTTTCTTTCAGTCTTTGACTGGCCTGAATCCGGGAAGCTATTTCTACCTGGCTTAAAGACCGAGATCGCTTCGGCGCACCTACTGGTCAACGGAAAGCCGGTTGCGATCAATCACGAATCGGTTGGGGACTGGAAAATTTTCAAGGTTCCCCACGTCGCGCCGGAAAGGTTGGTTTCAGTGATTGAAATTGACTTAGTTGGTTCGCCGGAAGTGGATCCCACTTTCGGAATTGATCCCAACAACGGAACTGAAATTCTTGCTGAGTTTGCGACCGCCACCGGCGCGAAAATCGTCAAGCATCGCTGGATGGAAAAGTTCGGCGAGTGGGTATGCGTTTACCCGGCGACTCGGTGGGAAGCTGGAGGCAAAGCCGTTTGGGAAGTCGATGTGCTGACTCCTGGGGACTACGACGTCCGACTGACCTATTCCGGCGAAGGGCGTTTGGTCTGGGGAGTCGATGTCGTTGGCGGAGAACACATTCAAAATCAACAGAACGCCTCGCACAATTATCAAGAATTTCCGATTGGCTGGCTCAATTTCCCAGCCCCCGGAAAATACAAGGTGGCCGTCTCGTGCTTAGAAGGCAACATCGAAAGTTCCCGGCTCAAGTCGATTCGCTTGATACCGCTGGAGGCGTATGAAGAAACGTCGAGACGGGTGGCTACCCTTTCGAGATAA
- a CDS encoding arylsulfatase encodes MNRILVTVCVLAIIFVTLAATCVHAERPNVLVIMVDDLGFSDIGCYGSEIDTPNLDLLASGGLRFSQFYNTAKCHSSRVSLLTGLYCIAAGDTSLTHAVTSAEVLANAGYSTAMTGKWHLKEQPTDFGFQKYFGHLSGSCNYFSGDDTFRLNGEAWKVPKTGFYTTVANVDYGLQFLDEARQVDQPWYLYVAFNAPHAPLHALPEDYAKYKGKYSNGWDVTRDARIAKQKQAGVIPDSLKPSPRPEHIPAWEDLTSWQRDYEANRMSTLAAMIDRVDQEVGRLVADLKRTGEFDNTFILFVADNGACPYDRQTPRLDVEPTNAKTSLSDSTGWSWARNSPFRYYKQNQFEGGISTPAIVHWPAGLKQTAGSVVDQPAHLIDVLPTLAEITDSKIPESWLDRDLRPVSGISLKPILDGARIASRPPIHLLFSRDRGLRDGDWKLVSFQSKPWELYNLANDRSELTNLAEVYPERLNAMISTWEDMTKNVLHAPAKFYSEVSESNDPHLHGEWTHFDATSVDGYSRQKNKRARRSSNNSNQPPRIRARKNTTLEIVGSEIRLTFTGDDPGVAIDLRKVSLPNGPYQLAFELKSSVTATGEVFVTTNPKKSLPQGNQVLFDVNGSTDWQAIHIPLVTSKRLQQIRIDVSEGPGNSIIANLRILNEEGKPLMQWPSQ; translated from the coding sequence ATGAATCGTATTTTGGTAACCGTTTGCGTGCTCGCAATCATTTTTGTAACGCTGGCTGCAACTTGCGTTCACGCCGAACGCCCAAACGTTCTGGTGATCATGGTGGATGATCTCGGGTTTTCAGACATCGGATGTTATGGCAGCGAGATCGACACACCCAATCTCGATTTACTCGCCAGCGGCGGCCTTCGGTTCTCGCAGTTCTATAACACGGCAAAGTGTCATTCGTCCCGCGTCAGTTTGCTGACCGGTCTATACTGCATCGCGGCGGGTGACACCTCGCTCACCCACGCCGTCACGTCAGCGGAAGTGCTCGCCAACGCAGGCTACTCCACCGCCATGACAGGCAAATGGCATCTGAAGGAACAACCAACTGACTTTGGCTTCCAGAAGTACTTCGGTCATCTCAGCGGATCGTGTAACTATTTCTCGGGCGACGATACATTTCGCCTCAATGGCGAAGCTTGGAAGGTCCCTAAAACTGGTTTCTACACCACGGTCGCGAACGTCGACTACGGCTTGCAGTTTTTGGATGAGGCACGGCAGGTCGATCAACCTTGGTACTTGTACGTTGCCTTCAATGCTCCACACGCTCCATTGCACGCGTTGCCCGAAGACTATGCCAAGTACAAAGGCAAGTACAGCAACGGTTGGGACGTTACACGTGACGCTCGGATTGCCAAACAAAAACAAGCGGGCGTGATTCCTGATTCACTCAAGCCGTCCCCCCGCCCCGAACACATCCCCGCGTGGGAAGACTTAACTTCATGGCAACGCGACTACGAAGCCAATCGCATGTCAACTTTGGCAGCCATGATTGATCGAGTCGACCAGGAAGTCGGCCGGCTCGTTGCCGATCTGAAACGCACAGGCGAGTTCGACAACACGTTCATCCTTTTTGTGGCCGACAACGGCGCCTGCCCCTACGACCGACAAACGCCCCGCTTGGATGTGGAACCGACCAACGCCAAAACATCGCTCTCCGATTCAACCGGTTGGTCCTGGGCACGAAACAGCCCATTTCGCTACTACAAACAAAACCAATTCGAAGGCGGTATCTCAACGCCTGCAATTGTTCATTGGCCCGCCGGTCTGAAACAGACTGCGGGTTCCGTCGTCGATCAACCCGCTCACCTGATCGACGTGTTGCCGACCTTGGCCGAAATCACTGATTCGAAGATTCCCGAATCTTGGCTGGATCGAGACCTCCGTCCCGTTTCAGGCATCTCACTCAAGCCCATTCTCGACGGCGCCCGAATCGCATCACGACCACCCATTCACTTACTGTTCTCGCGTGATCGCGGGTTACGCGATGGCGATTGGAAGCTGGTCAGTTTCCAAAGCAAACCATGGGAACTCTACAACCTGGCGAACGATCGATCCGAGCTTACCAATCTAGCCGAAGTCTATCCTGAGAGGCTCAATGCGATGATTTCAACCTGGGAGGACATGACCAAAAATGTCCTTCACGCGCCGGCCAAGTTTTATTCGGAGGTGAGCGAATCCAACGATCCCCATCTGCATGGCGAGTGGACCCATTTTGATGCGACCAGCGTCGACGGCTACAGTCGTCAAAAGAACAAGCGAGCAAGACGCTCATCGAACAACAGTAATCAACCCCCACGAATTCGCGCGAGAAAGAACACCACTCTAGAAATCGTGGGCAGCGAAATCCGGCTCACGTTCACCGGTGACGATCCTGGGGTCGCCATCGACCTTCGCAAGGTCAGCTTACCCAACGGTCCCTACCAATTGGCATTTGAGTTGAAGAGCAGTGTTACCGCGACAGGCGAAGTCTTCGTGACCACGAACCCGAAGAAGTCATTGCCCCAAGGCAACCAAGTGCTGTTTGACGTCAACGGCAGCACTGACTGGCAAGCCATTCACATCCCTCTCGTCACGAGCAAACGTCTTCAACAAATACGAATCGACGTCAGCGAAGGTCCTGGCAACTCTATCATTGCCAACCTTCGGATTTTGAACGAGGAAGGTAAGCCGCTAATGCAATGGCCATCCCAATAA
- a CDS encoding nucleoside deaminase → MDLFLRAALDEARLGLEEGGIPIGSVLVIDNEIVARGHNRRIQKSSAILHAEMDCLEQAGRLTAADYSRSILYSTLSPCDMCSGAALLYQVPKIIVGENRTFQGPEAYVKSRGVDVTVVNDPECIAIMERFIATHPALWNEDIGLPT, encoded by the coding sequence ATGGACCTGTTCTTAAGAGCCGCCTTGGATGAGGCTCGCCTCGGACTTGAAGAGGGCGGTATTCCGATTGGTTCCGTCCTGGTCATCGACAATGAAATCGTCGCCAGAGGCCACAACCGTCGAATTCAAAAGAGCAGCGCAATCCTGCACGCGGAAATGGACTGTCTCGAACAGGCGGGACGCCTTACCGCGGCCGATTACTCGCGGTCCATTCTCTATTCGACCTTATCACCCTGTGATATGTGCAGCGGCGCGGCCCTGCTGTACCAAGTTCCCAAGATTATCGTCGGTGAGAACAGGACATTTCAAGGACCGGAAGCCTATGTGAAAAGTCGTGGGGTCGACGTCACCGTCGTGAACGATCCCGAATGCATCGCGATCATGGAACGATTCATTGCGACTCACCCAGCGTTGTGGAATGAAGATATCGGGCTGCCTACTTAG